A genomic stretch from Corynebacterium terpenotabidum Y-11 includes:
- a CDS encoding benzoate/H(+) symporter BenE family transporter, producing the protein MTYTGPASASAGIVTALVGFTSSFVVILTGLHAVGATDGQASSGLLGLCLVVGASTLWLALRHRVPVTTAWSTPGGAVLGTAGASADGFGDAVGAFIVCALLLVLSGLWPALGAVASSIPTPIAQAMLAGVLLPLCMKAVTGLDESPGAVVPVLVVWLLGTMFLPRWAVPVTFLAAGVVIAVHLAVDDAAVLDTAAMAPHLEFTLPTFSIGAVIGIALPLYVVTMASQNLPGVAVLESYGYRAPWKDALVTTGAGSLLVAPVGGSAINLAAISAALCAAPETGVDKELRWRSAVWSGSTYLVLAVSAAAIVALASSAPVGLLAAVAGVALLGAFGGAVQGAWSDEVLRLPAIVTFLVAASGTTFFGIGAAFWALVAGVVVMVLLRVSARRARR; encoded by the coding sequence GTGACATATACAGGTCCCGCTTCCGCATCCGCTGGCATCGTCACCGCGCTCGTCGGTTTCACCAGTTCCTTCGTGGTCATCCTCACCGGACTCCACGCTGTCGGTGCCACGGACGGGCAGGCGTCCAGCGGACTGCTGGGCCTGTGCCTCGTCGTCGGGGCGTCCACTCTCTGGTTGGCATTGCGTCACCGCGTCCCGGTGACCACGGCCTGGTCCACCCCGGGCGGGGCGGTCCTCGGGACCGCGGGCGCCTCCGCCGACGGGTTCGGGGATGCCGTCGGTGCCTTCATCGTCTGTGCCCTCCTGCTCGTCCTGTCCGGACTGTGGCCTGCGCTCGGTGCGGTGGCGTCCTCGATCCCCACCCCGATCGCCCAGGCGATGCTCGCCGGGGTCCTGCTGCCGCTGTGCATGAAGGCGGTCACCGGCCTCGATGAGTCGCCGGGTGCGGTGGTTCCGGTCCTGGTGGTGTGGCTGCTGGGCACGATGTTCCTGCCCCGGTGGGCGGTCCCGGTGACTTTCCTCGCCGCAGGTGTCGTCATCGCCGTGCACCTCGCCGTCGACGATGCCGCGGTCCTCGATACCGCAGCCATGGCGCCGCACCTGGAATTCACCCTGCCGACGTTCAGCATTGGCGCGGTGATCGGCATTGCTCTGCCGCTGTACGTGGTCACCATGGCGTCGCAGAACCTGCCCGGCGTGGCGGTGCTGGAATCCTACGGGTACCGGGCTCCGTGGAAGGACGCCCTGGTCACCACCGGTGCGGGCAGTCTGCTCGTTGCCCCGGTCGGAGGGAGCGCGATCAACCTCGCCGCCATTTCCGCGGCCCTGTGCGCCGCCCCGGAGACCGGGGTGGACAAGGAGCTGCGCTGGCGCAGTGCGGTGTGGAGCGGGTCGACCTACCTGGTGCTGGCCGTGTCCGCTGCGGCGATCGTGGCATTGGCGTCCTCCGCCCCGGTCGGACTGCTGGCGGCGGTCGCCGGTGTCGCCCTGCTCGGGGCGTTCGGCGGTGCAGTGCAGGGAGCGTGGTCGGACGAGGTGTTGCGGCTGCCGGCGATCGTGACCTTCCTCGTCGCCGCGTCGGGAACGACCTTCTTCGGGATCGGTGCGGCATTCTGGGCCCTGGTCGCCGGCGTGGTCGTCATGGTGCTGCTGCGGGTCAGTGCCCGACGTGCCCGGCGCTAA
- a CDS encoding DUF5129 domain-containing protein, with the protein MTVLVDRARRFAGVVAVAALLGCAGAPVVIAQTSADISTPTVEIDDPDDLLLPSAEEMLITETPTIDFPSQVQQVNYIILGDTERYLPTDDSFNDGILEWVGDNRPDLVPDGTGRGASWANGTLIVAVGVETRGNGVYCGDDVCSVLDLFEGGHLDQTLEDMKPGLQRGNYAVGMLDGVRTAADPSRVMEESEGSEDGGLFGWLWGAGAAISGAAGIWAVRAWRKSITATAREQFTRISTDYGDVAQRLDQIDVRAHSLTSPIANDALRLQWTECRDEFLRVNDMVGSTGLTPTSTDRQFRKHHETIAEADTAVTRMNTAEKNIDRIFGMEQGNRTTRKSELTKFIGDINEAEAGTDNPAVTDQLKALEARARELRDSPEALTGPDFMDQFSTLVSEYSRVITLVAKEMEHLDRTKEDRVAPQIWDSDYRVGSGYRGWVPYATVSAWHEEDVAAYESSDSSTDTSFSSGFSGGGGSSRW; encoded by the coding sequence GTGACCGTTCTTGTCGACCGTGCCCGACGTTTCGCCGGCGTTGTCGCGGTGGCCGCCCTGCTCGGGTGTGCCGGAGCCCCCGTCGTCATAGCGCAGACGAGCGCTGACATCTCCACCCCCACCGTGGAGATCGACGACCCTGATGACCTGCTGCTCCCCTCGGCCGAGGAGATGTTGATCACCGAGACCCCGACCATTGACTTCCCGTCCCAGGTCCAGCAGGTCAACTACATCATCCTCGGTGATACCGAGAGGTACCTGCCCACCGATGACAGCTTCAATGACGGCATCCTCGAATGGGTCGGCGACAACCGTCCGGACCTCGTCCCCGACGGCACCGGCCGAGGCGCGAGCTGGGCGAACGGCACTCTCATCGTGGCGGTCGGCGTCGAAACCCGGGGCAACGGTGTCTACTGCGGCGATGACGTCTGTAGTGTTCTCGATCTCTTCGAGGGCGGGCACCTCGACCAGACCCTCGAGGACATGAAGCCGGGCCTGCAGCGGGGCAACTACGCCGTCGGCATGCTCGACGGCGTGCGGACCGCCGCGGACCCCTCGAGGGTGATGGAGGAATCGGAGGGATCCGAGGACGGCGGACTGTTCGGGTGGCTGTGGGGCGCGGGCGCCGCGATCTCCGGTGCGGCCGGCATCTGGGCTGTCCGGGCATGGAGGAAGAGCATCACCGCCACCGCCCGGGAGCAGTTCACCCGGATCTCCACCGATTACGGTGACGTCGCCCAACGACTCGACCAGATCGATGTGCGCGCGCACTCCCTGACCTCCCCGATCGCGAACGACGCCCTGCGTCTGCAGTGGACGGAGTGCCGGGACGAGTTCCTCCGCGTCAACGACATGGTCGGGAGCACCGGACTGACACCCACCTCGACGGACCGGCAGTTCCGGAAGCACCATGAGACCATCGCCGAGGCGGATACCGCCGTGACCCGGATGAACACCGCCGAGAAGAATATCGACCGCATCTTCGGGATGGAGCAGGGCAACCGGACAACCCGGAAGTCCGAGCTCACCAAGTTCATCGGCGACATCAACGAGGCGGAGGCCGGCACCGACAATCCGGCCGTCACCGACCAGCTCAAGGCATTGGAGGCCAGGGCCCGCGAGTTGCGGGACTCCCCGGAGGCGCTCACCGGCCCGGACTTCATGGACCAGTTCTCCACCCTGGTCAGTGAGTACAGTCGCGTGATCACCCTCGTGGCCAAGGAGATGGAGCACCTCGACCGGACGAAGGAGGACCGCGTCGCGCCGCAGATCTGGGACTCCGACTACCGGGTCGGTTCCGGCTACCGTGGCTGGGTACCGTACGCCACGGTCAGCGCCTGGCACGAAGAGGACGTCGCCGCCTACGAGAGTTCGGACTCGTCGACGGACACCTCCTTCAGCAGCGGATTCTCCGGTGGCGGTGGCTCGTCCCGCTGGTGA
- a CDS encoding alcohol dehydrogenase catalytic domain-containing protein, whose product MKITGAVLEEIGRPRPYASSTPITISDLDLTDPGPTEVLVKIEAAGLCHSDLSVVDGNRPRPVPMLLGHEAAGLVVSTGSEVTDLAVGERVTMAFLPRCGECDGCRTEGRLPCERGTAANTVGTLLHGTRHLTRDGEVVQHHLGVSGFATHAVVDRASLVPVGMDVPPEIAAVLGCAVLTGGGALLNAVQRGETESVMIVGLGGVGISALLCAIAENKGEVIAVDALPEKLELARSLGADAVYTPAEVAEQGIRASHTLECAGHPRAFETAFAATKPGGRTVTVGLPHPDAVSAVPPAVITGEARTIIGSYLGSAVPQRDIPTFADWWRSGRLPVEKLITRTIRLDQINDAMDALADGTAVRQVILFD is encoded by the coding sequence ATGAAGATCACCGGAGCTGTGCTCGAGGAGATCGGCCGACCGCGCCCCTATGCGTCGTCCACCCCGATCACCATCAGCGACCTTGACCTCACCGACCCCGGCCCGACAGAGGTCCTCGTGAAGATCGAGGCCGCCGGCCTGTGCCACTCCGACCTCTCGGTGGTCGACGGCAACCGACCCCGCCCAGTCCCCATGCTGCTGGGCCACGAGGCCGCCGGTCTGGTCGTCTCCACCGGCTCCGAGGTCACCGATCTGGCGGTCGGCGAGCGCGTGACCATGGCTTTCCTGCCCCGCTGCGGGGAATGCGACGGGTGCCGGACCGAGGGGCGGCTGCCCTGTGAACGCGGCACGGCCGCCAACACCGTCGGCACTCTGCTCCACGGCACCCGGCACCTCACCCGCGACGGTGAGGTCGTCCAGCATCACCTCGGCGTCTCCGGCTTCGCGACCCATGCCGTTGTCGACCGGGCCTCGCTGGTACCGGTCGGCATGGACGTCCCTCCGGAGATCGCCGCCGTGCTCGGCTGCGCGGTCCTCACCGGTGGCGGCGCGCTGCTCAACGCCGTACAACGCGGCGAGACCGAATCCGTGATGATCGTCGGCCTGGGCGGGGTCGGGATCTCCGCCCTGCTCTGCGCCATCGCCGAGAACAAGGGCGAGGTCATCGCGGTGGACGCCCTCCCGGAGAAACTGGAGCTCGCCCGGTCGCTGGGCGCGGACGCCGTCTACACCCCGGCCGAGGTCGCCGAGCAGGGCATCCGGGCGTCCCACACCCTCGAATGCGCCGGACATCCGCGTGCCTTCGAGACCGCTTTCGCGGCGACGAAACCCGGCGGACGCACCGTCACCGTCGGGCTGCCCCACCCCGATGCAGTGTCGGCGGTGCCCCCGGCGGTGATTACCGGGGAAGCCCGCACCATCATCGGCTCGTACCTGGGCTCGGCGGTGCCGCAGCGCGACATTCCGACCTTCGCCGACTGGTGGCGTTCCGGCCGCCTGCCGGTGGAGAAACTCATCACCCGTACCATCCGACTCGACCAGATCAACGACGCGATGGATGCCCTCGCTGACGGTACTGCCGTCCGCCAGGTCATCCTCTTCGACTGA
- a CDS encoding lipase maturation factor family protein yields the protein MTGFAAVDFGMARDVLQRGIAALFFLGFLSTLLQFRPLAGEHGLLPAPAFLDRIRRAEERTGRKILRPTLFRLVRYTDRRLAALCWAGLAVAVLLILGLPQAGPPWVPMLCFLALWGGYMSVTSLGQTFYGFGWEMLLVEAGFLAAFLGSSSQPPPTLVLVLFWWLLFRLEFGAGMIKMRGGREWRDLTALMYHHETQPMPGPLSRTAHLMPRWFHRGEVIGNHITQLGVVWLLAVPLLSLLPTPVTDTAWPLVVGTAAAGVLVATQLWLVLTGNFAWLNWATIVLAFSAVGIPGSGEDADLPVWWTVLTTVVAVGYLVLSWPAARNLWSRDQVMNGSFNRWGLGNAYGAFGTVTRTRTEYVIEGTLADDPAEEDWAEYGFRGKPGAVARRPRQIAPYHLRLDWMMWFLPLGGGVDRWFVLLLRRLLEADAATLRLLACDPFNGAPPRAVRVISYRYRFTDRAEHRRTGATWVRDRRVELVGPMDLEQVRRRT from the coding sequence ATGACCGGGTTCGCCGCCGTGGATTTCGGGATGGCCCGTGACGTCCTCCAGCGGGGCATCGCGGCACTGTTCTTCCTCGGGTTCCTCTCCACGCTCCTGCAGTTCCGACCGCTGGCGGGCGAGCACGGCCTACTCCCCGCCCCGGCCTTCCTCGACCGGATACGCCGAGCCGAAGAACGGACCGGGCGGAAGATTCTGCGCCCCACCCTGTTCCGCCTGGTGAGGTATACCGACCGACGGCTGGCGGCACTGTGCTGGGCCGGGCTGGCTGTCGCAGTACTGCTGATCCTCGGACTCCCCCAGGCCGGGCCGCCCTGGGTGCCGATGCTGTGCTTCCTGGCCCTGTGGGGCGGGTACATGTCGGTCACCTCCCTCGGGCAGACCTTCTACGGCTTCGGCTGGGAGATGCTGCTGGTCGAGGCCGGCTTCCTCGCCGCCTTCCTCGGCTCCTCGTCCCAGCCGCCGCCGACGCTGGTCCTCGTGCTGTTCTGGTGGCTGCTGTTCCGGCTGGAGTTCGGTGCCGGGATGATCAAGATGCGCGGCGGACGCGAATGGCGCGACCTCACCGCCCTGATGTACCACCACGAGACCCAGCCGATGCCCGGGCCGTTGAGTCGCACCGCGCATCTGATGCCGCGGTGGTTCCACCGCGGCGAAGTCATCGGCAACCACATCACCCAGCTCGGGGTGGTCTGGCTGCTGGCCGTTCCGCTCCTGTCACTCCTCCCGACCCCGGTCACCGACACCGCCTGGCCATTGGTCGTCGGGACCGCCGCGGCGGGCGTCCTCGTCGCCACACAGCTGTGGCTGGTCCTCACCGGGAATTTCGCCTGGTTGAACTGGGCGACGATCGTGCTGGCGTTCTCCGCGGTGGGGATCCCCGGTTCCGGGGAGGACGCCGACCTCCCGGTGTGGTGGACCGTCCTGACAACAGTGGTCGCCGTCGGTTACCTGGTCCTGAGCTGGCCGGCGGCGCGCAACCTGTGGTCCCGGGATCAGGTGATGAACGGTTCCTTCAACCGGTGGGGACTGGGCAACGCCTACGGCGCCTTCGGGACGGTGACGCGCACACGCACGGAATACGTCATCGAGGGGACGCTCGCCGACGATCCCGCCGAGGAGGACTGGGCCGAGTACGGTTTCCGCGGCAAGCCCGGCGCCGTGGCCCGGCGTCCCCGGCAGATCGCGCCGTACCACCTCCGCTTGGACTGGATGATGTGGTTCCTGCCATTGGGCGGCGGCGTCGACAGGTGGTTCGTCCTGCTGCTGCGTCGGCTGCTCGAGGCGGACGCGGCGACCCTGCGGCTGCTGGCGTGCGACCCCTTCAACGGCGCCCCGCCCCGGGCGGTCCGGGTGATCTCCTACCGCTACCGCTTCACCGACCGGGCAGAACACCGGCGCACCGGGGCGACCTGGGTGCGGGACCGGCGGGTCGAACTGGTGGGGCCGATGGATCTGGAGCAGGTCCGGCGACGAACGTGA
- a CDS encoding nucleoside hydrolase, giving the protein MHPEPTPVYLDCDTGIDDALALGHLLASPRADLVGVGCVHGNIDVDAAVENTRRLVTLAGRGDIPVAPGASAPLVGEFAGGAPHVHGVDGIGGVRESLPSPTAVPVDGDAVDLLLRLSREHVGELQLLAIGPLTNLAHALDRDPGLVDRVAGVTVMGGAARVPGNVHPVAEANIWHDPEAAQVVVAAPWPVTLVPLDTTMEHTLDERHRQRLCDSASAYARACGEMLDRYLDFYGEVVLGRRAAALHDPLAAAVMLGEVNRVRSPRVPVEVDCSRGPGRGQTICDLRSQRRLVGDVDGANVRVVLETAPGYVDLLLDLLEQV; this is encoded by the coding sequence ATGCATCCCGAGCCCACCCCCGTCTACCTGGACTGCGATACCGGCATCGATGATGCGCTCGCCCTCGGCCATCTTCTGGCGTCCCCACGGGCGGATCTCGTCGGGGTGGGCTGCGTCCACGGCAACATTGACGTCGACGCCGCGGTGGAGAACACCCGGCGCCTGGTGACACTGGCGGGCAGGGGCGACATCCCCGTCGCTCCCGGTGCGTCGGCGCCCCTGGTCGGGGAATTTGCCGGCGGGGCACCACACGTCCACGGTGTTGACGGGATCGGCGGAGTGCGGGAGTCCCTCCCGTCACCGACGGCAGTACCGGTTGACGGGGACGCCGTCGACCTGTTGCTGCGCCTGTCCCGGGAACACGTCGGTGAGCTGCAGCTGCTGGCGATCGGGCCGTTGACCAACCTCGCCCACGCCCTGGACCGTGACCCGGGTCTGGTCGACCGGGTAGCGGGAGTGACGGTGATGGGCGGGGCGGCGCGGGTGCCGGGCAATGTCCATCCGGTCGCGGAGGCGAACATCTGGCACGACCCGGAGGCGGCCCAGGTGGTCGTCGCCGCGCCCTGGCCGGTCACCCTCGTTCCGCTGGACACGACCATGGAACACACCCTCGATGAGCGCCACCGTCAGCGACTCTGCGATTCGGCGTCCGCCTACGCACGGGCCTGCGGCGAGATGCTCGACCGGTACCTCGACTTCTACGGGGAGGTTGTTCTCGGACGCCGTGCCGCCGCCCTGCACGACCCGCTCGCGGCGGCGGTGATGCTCGGTGAGGTGAACCGGGTCCGGTCCCCGCGGGTGCCGGTCGAGGTGGACTGTTCGCGCGGACCCGGTCGCGGTCAGACGATCTGCGACCTGCGTAGTCAGCGCCGCCTCGTCGGCGACGTGGACGGTGCGAACGTCCGGGTCGTGCTGGAGACTGCGCCGGGTTACGTCGACCTGCTGCTGGATCTGCTGGAACAGGTGTAG
- a CDS encoding helix-turn-helix domain-containing protein: MDNTTEEWIGLRLQSATQLTELRDTESTLQVVVRHTRGLMQADMAYVSFTDFDSNETVIRKTDGVRTGEYASIRQPLGTGVLGRVAIGHASYWTADYRADPSLHHLGQIDAIVEGEGVRALLGAPLTVAGRVIGALLIAFRTPREFTAEEVSRLESVADQAAVAIDNAQRHEQLMALVEAGDARGRSETQVAELSRGLDLDRRLVEAVVSGLELDSLLSIGGRALGCDLWLTDMAGGRRIAASTGASVPGREAGTFLTVTAAGREFGHLRTDRALGEAEQAVLERVSLHVALWTMLAGAREAVEPRDGTEAVSALVGGELDGVGAREVLEEWWLHQVDRWCVVVLVPPEPVVGRVVRVLSASSASPIIVAPHEGHLCVVTGDAGWVDSLPELFARHGWRLCGGMTWVADATALPDAHRTADLALSAQVTLGRTGLSEGTGLGILAAVLHLAGQGALPVGLVADLTPLTDYDARHRSDLLRTAEVYFDTDGNVARTATLLAVHRNTVRQRLDRIGELLGEDWNQMPRKLDLQLALRVHAASPSGAGAAHGCYAGDT, translated from the coding sequence ATGGACAACACCACCGAGGAGTGGATCGGCCTGCGTCTCCAGTCAGCGACGCAGCTTACCGAGCTCCGGGACACTGAATCCACCCTCCAGGTGGTCGTGCGGCACACCCGTGGTCTGATGCAGGCCGACATGGCCTACGTCAGTTTCACCGACTTCGACAGCAACGAGACGGTCATCCGGAAGACCGACGGGGTGCGGACCGGCGAGTACGCCAGCATCCGTCAGCCGCTGGGCACCGGCGTGCTCGGCCGGGTGGCCATCGGGCACGCGTCCTACTGGACCGCGGACTACCGGGCGGATCCCAGCCTCCACCACCTCGGACAGATCGACGCCATCGTTGAAGGAGAAGGGGTCCGTGCCCTGCTCGGCGCCCCGCTCACTGTCGCCGGGCGGGTGATCGGTGCGCTGCTCATCGCCTTCCGGACGCCGCGCGAGTTCACTGCCGAGGAGGTGTCGCGTCTGGAGTCGGTGGCGGACCAGGCTGCGGTGGCGATCGACAACGCCCAGCGACATGAACAGCTCATGGCGCTGGTCGAGGCGGGGGACGCCCGGGGACGCAGTGAAACCCAGGTCGCCGAGCTTTCCCGGGGGCTGGACCTGGACCGACGTCTGGTGGAGGCGGTGGTCTCCGGCCTGGAACTGGACAGCCTGCTGTCCATCGGCGGCCGCGCGTTGGGATGCGACCTGTGGTTGACGGACATGGCCGGTGGTCGGCGGATCGCGGCGTCCACCGGGGCGTCGGTCCCCGGCAGGGAGGCGGGCACCTTCCTCACCGTCACCGCCGCCGGCCGCGAGTTCGGACACCTGCGCACCGACCGGGCGCTCGGGGAGGCGGAGCAGGCCGTGCTGGAACGGGTGAGCCTGCATGTGGCGCTGTGGACGATGCTCGCCGGGGCGCGCGAGGCGGTGGAACCGCGTGACGGCACCGAGGCGGTGTCCGCGCTGGTCGGCGGAGAACTCGACGGGGTTGGGGCGCGGGAGGTCCTCGAGGAGTGGTGGCTGCACCAGGTTGACCGGTGGTGTGTGGTGGTGTTGGTGCCGCCGGAGCCGGTCGTCGGCCGGGTGGTGCGGGTGCTTTCGGCGTCCTCGGCGTCCCCGATCATCGTCGCCCCGCATGAGGGGCACCTCTGCGTGGTCACCGGGGACGCCGGGTGGGTCGACAGCCTGCCCGAACTGTTCGCCCGGCACGGGTGGCGACTGTGCGGCGGGATGACCTGGGTGGCGGACGCCACCGCCCTGCCGGACGCGCACCGTACCGCCGACCTTGCTCTGTCCGCGCAGGTCACGCTGGGGCGTACCGGCCTGTCCGAGGGCACCGGCCTGGGTATCCTCGCCGCGGTCCTGCACCTCGCGGGACAGGGTGCGCTGCCGGTGGGGCTCGTCGCTGACCTCACCCCACTGACGGACTACGATGCCCGCCACCGGAGTGACCTGCTGCGGACCGCCGAGGTGTACTTCGACACGGACGGCAATGTCGCCCGCACCGCGACACTGCTGGCGGTGCACCGCAACACGGTACGTCAACGACTCGACCGTATCGGGGAGCTGCTGGGCGAGGACTGGAACCAGATGCCCCGGAAGCTTGATCTGCAGCTGGCGCTCCGGGTGCATGCGGCGTCCCCATCCGGGGCAGGGGCGGCGCACGGCTGTTACGCTGGAGATACCTGA
- a CDS encoding NAD-dependent succinate-semialdehyde dehydrogenase, with amino-acid sequence MTDITALLASVPTGLLINGEWRDSSDGATFDVENPATEETLATLASATSEDALAALDAAAAVQDEWARTSPRSRSEILRRAFELVTERREAFATLMTLEMGKPLAEAYGEVTYGAEYLRWFAEETVRHYGRHVEVPEGTLRMTTRHKPVGPCLLITPWNFPLAMATRKVAPAIAAGCTMVLKPAKLTPLTSQYFAQTMLDAGLPAGVLNVVSSRSASGISAPLMADSRLRKVSFTGSTPVGVTLLKAAADNVLRTSMELGGNAPVIIFEDADIDVAVEGALAAKMRNGGEACTAGNRILVHEAVAEEFTAKFAAAIATLTVGNGLDDGVRVGPMVEAKAVANLESLVADAVAAGGRAIVGGTPVEGPGHFFTPTVIVDAPTSARVFREEIFGPIAPIFTFSTEAEAIAMGNDTEFGLASYVFSQDPGRMYRLADGLEFGLMGFNSGVISNAAAPFGGVKQSGLGREGAAEGIEEYSTVQYLGQRDPYAGI; translated from the coding sequence ATGACCGACATCACCGCCCTGCTCGCCTCCGTTCCCACTGGGCTGCTCATCAACGGCGAATGGCGCGACTCCTCCGACGGCGCCACCTTCGACGTGGAGAACCCCGCCACCGAGGAGACACTGGCCACTCTCGCCTCCGCGACCAGTGAGGACGCCCTCGCCGCCCTCGACGCCGCGGCCGCTGTCCAGGACGAGTGGGCCCGTACCTCCCCCCGGTCCCGCTCCGAGATCCTGCGGCGTGCCTTCGAGCTGGTCACCGAACGCCGGGAGGCCTTCGCCACCCTCATGACCTTGGAGATGGGCAAGCCCCTGGCCGAGGCCTACGGCGAGGTGACCTACGGTGCGGAGTACCTGCGCTGGTTCGCTGAGGAGACCGTCCGCCACTACGGTCGGCACGTCGAGGTCCCGGAGGGAACCCTGCGGATGACCACCCGGCACAAGCCGGTCGGCCCGTGTCTGCTGATCACCCCGTGGAACTTCCCGCTGGCCATGGCGACCCGTAAGGTCGCCCCCGCCATCGCCGCGGGCTGCACCATGGTGCTCAAGCCGGCGAAGCTCACCCCGCTGACCTCGCAGTACTTCGCCCAGACCATGCTGGACGCCGGCCTGCCCGCCGGTGTGCTCAATGTCGTCTCCTCCCGGTCCGCCTCGGGCATCTCCGCACCGCTGATGGCTGATTCCCGCCTGCGGAAGGTGTCCTTCACCGGCTCCACCCCCGTCGGCGTCACCCTCCTCAAGGCGGCGGCGGACAATGTGCTGCGCACGTCGATGGAGCTGGGCGGCAATGCCCCGGTCATCATCTTCGAGGACGCCGACATCGATGTCGCTGTCGAGGGTGCGCTCGCCGCGAAGATGCGCAATGGTGGCGAGGCCTGCACCGCCGGTAACCGCATTCTCGTCCATGAGGCGGTCGCCGAGGAGTTCACCGCGAAGTTCGCTGCGGCGATTGCGACGCTGACTGTCGGCAATGGTCTGGATGACGGTGTCAGGGTCGGCCCGATGGTCGAGGCGAAGGCTGTCGCGAACCTCGAGTCCCTTGTCGCGGATGCGGTGGCCGCCGGTGGGCGCGCGATCGTCGGTGGCACGCCGGTCGAGGGCCCGGGGCACTTCTTCACCCCGACCGTGATCGTGGACGCCCCGACCTCTGCCCGGGTGTTCCGGGAGGAGATCTTCGGCCCGATCGCCCCCATCTTCACCTTCTCCACCGAGGCGGAGGCCATTGCGATGGGCAATGACACCGAGTTCGGTCTGGCGTCCTACGTCTTCTCGCAGGACCCCGGGCGGATGTACCGCCTGGCCGACGGCCTGGAGTTCGGCCTGATGGGCTTCAACTCCGGGGTGATCTCCAATGCCGCGGCACCGTTCGGTGGCGTGAAGCAGTCCGGCCTGGGCCGGGAAGGCGCAGCCGAGGGCATCGAGGAGTACTCGACGGTGCAGTACCTCGGCCAGCGCGACCCCTACGCCGGGATCTAG
- a CDS encoding HNH endonuclease signature motif containing protein, with the protein MDTVDELTVRDAGHPSHSLVHAVNLAEFAVVAWLMTIVADLRISTALAVRGRTRAEAYRYAHAAELAERMPDLFELLYADGRCTLDHLDVVWSRINRHLTTLDRVTRELLRPAVDAAVAGALVEWMEAGCPPSLEAFSLVTDETLNAVAGDIVTATEQRERDTQCLTKRATKLILDCGDEITAASTWAAIGDRARTLHREARRVAEASGSVSDVPTMSQCRARVLLDQLGDTPETMTVTVNLYRTTVDGRVGCGGAFIPGVGYVSEVTADLLESVADLVRELPRWRELEQRETASYPFTRVQKAGMEGRDGHCRFPGCDIAADRCEHDHIVNSVHTSPDSDGPTSVANGMCLCPLHHALKTAGLWRAWTDDNGFTVVWEGPGGVVAVTRADGPLSPLRIGPDG; encoded by the coding sequence ATGGACACTGTTGACGAACTGACCGTCCGGGACGCGGGCCATCCGTCCCATTCCCTGGTCCATGCCGTGAACCTGGCGGAGTTCGCGGTGGTGGCCTGGCTCATGACGATCGTTGCTGATCTGCGGATCTCCACGGCCCTGGCGGTGCGTGGTCGGACCCGCGCGGAAGCGTACCGGTACGCACATGCTGCCGAACTCGCCGAGCGGATGCCGGACCTGTTCGAGCTGTTGTACGCCGACGGTCGATGTACTCTCGACCATCTCGACGTGGTCTGGTCGCGGATCAACCGGCACCTGACCACTCTGGACCGGGTGACCCGGGAGCTGCTGCGCCCGGCGGTGGACGCCGCCGTGGCCGGGGCGCTCGTGGAGTGGATGGAGGCCGGCTGCCCGCCCAGCCTCGAGGCGTTCAGCCTGGTCACCGATGAGACGCTGAACGCGGTCGCCGGGGACATCGTCACCGCGACAGAGCAGCGGGAGCGGGACACCCAGTGTCTGACCAAGCGCGCGACGAAGCTCATCCTGGACTGCGGGGACGAGATCACGGCCGCGTCGACCTGGGCCGCGATCGGTGACAGGGCACGCACCCTGCACCGGGAGGCCCGGCGGGTCGCCGAGGCGAGCGGCAGTGTCAGCGATGTGCCGACCATGTCCCAGTGTCGGGCCCGGGTCCTGCTTGACCAGTTGGGGGATACACCGGAGACCATGACCGTGACAGTGAACCTGTACCGCACCACCGTCGACGGCAGAGTCGGTTGCGGTGGGGCGTTCATCCCCGGGGTCGGATATGTGTCCGAGGTGACCGCCGACCTGTTGGAGAGTGTCGCTGATCTGGTGCGGGAGTTGCCGCGCTGGCGGGAACTCGAACAGCGGGAGACGGCGTCCTACCCGTTCACCAGAGTGCAGAAGGCAGGGATGGAAGGACGCGACGGTCACTGCCGGTTCCCGGGCTGCGATATCGCCGCCGACCGGTGCGAACACGACCATATCGTCAACTCTGTGCACACGAGCCCGGATTCCGACGGGCCGACGTCCGTGGCCAACGGTATGTGTCTGTGCCCCCTGCACCATGCGCTGAAGACTGCTGGCCTGTGGCGCGCCTGGACCGATGACAACGGCTTCACCGTCGTCTGGGAAGGCCCCGGCGGTGTGGTGGCCGTGACCCGGGCGGACGGCCCACTGTCACCGCTGCGCATCGGCCCCGACGGGTGA